The sequence below is a genomic window from Flavobacterium lipolyticum.
GATCAATTTCACGGGCTTGTTTGTCCATTTTGTTTCCAATAAGAGCACCAGTTCCTCCACCTACAGCAGCTCCAATTGCAGCTCCCAAAGCAGCATTTCCACCTTTTCCTAGGTTATTTCCTAAAACAGCACCTATGATACCACCCGCAACTACTCCAATTCCGGCACCTTTTTGTGTGTTATTTGCATTTTTTACGGAATCGCAGCTTGTAAAAAAACTTGCTACTACTAGCAAACAACTCAAACTTAAAACGGTTATCTTTCTCATCTTTTTATATTTTTATTTTTAATTGGCTCTTTGAAATTGGTACACTACATCTTTTGTTTGTCCACCTACGTTAATGTTATCGATCAACTGAAATGAATTATCAGTCAAACCTGCAACTTTTAATAGGTATCCATCTCTTACCTTTTTAGCTTTTATCCCAGCATCTAAAATTTTAAGAACAAACATTCCCTGATTATTAACACTCCAAACAATTGGTGAGTTAAATCCGGTGCAGCTTGCTGCTGTCAAAGCCATTGACCCTTTGTTGTTATTTGAAATGAAATTCCACGTACTTCCGATGAAGCATTTAGAATCTGCAAGATCAAAAGAATTTACCTTGATATATTCAGAACCGGGATAAGAAACATTGGTTAAAACCCAATTTCCTTTAATAGCTACCTGAGTAGGTCTGTCAAGTTTAGTCGATAGTGTGGGTGCTCCATTTGAAGCTGTTGTAGACGAAGCTGATTTACACGCAAAAAACATCGCGGCCATCATGCAAATGAAAATAATTTTCTTCATTTTGTACATTTTTTTTAGAGTTAATACTGACACGTTTAACAATTATTATACCACAAAGATACAATTCATAGGGATATCTCGGGTTTCAGAATCTAATTATTTTCTTTCAAAATTAACACTTGCGCCATTTTGTCACCCAAAAAACAATTGGTATTCTATTTGAAGAAATGAAAATCATCACATTAAACTAAAAAATAAAAAAATATGACAACAGGTAAAATTAATGTTTCGGTAGAAAACATCTTTCCCTTAATCAAAAAATTCTTATACAGCGATCACGAAATTTTCTTACGTGAGCTTGTTTCCAACGGAACTGACGCTACTTTAAAACTAAAACATCTTATTAGTATTGGCGAAGCTAAAGTAGAATACGGAAATCCGGTTATCGAAATCAAAGTAGACAAAGAAGGAAAAAAAATCCACATTATCGATCAGGGTCTTGGAATGACTGCTGACGAAGTGGAAAAATACATCAATCAGGTTGCTTTTTCAGGAGCTGAAGAATTCCTTGACAAATACAAAGATTCTGCTAAAGATTCAGGAATTATTGGTCACTTTGGTCTTGGTTTTTATTCCGCTTTTATGGTTGCAGAAAAAGTAGAAATCATTACAAAATCATACAAAGATGAACCTGCAGCTCACTGGACATGTGACGGTAGCCCTGAGTTTACCTTAGAACCTGCTGATAAAACTTCACGTGGTACTGAAATCATCCTGCACATTGCTGAAGATTCTCTTGAATTTTTAGAAGATTCAAAAATCAGTGGATTATTGAACAAGTACAACAAGTTTATGCCTGTGCCAATTAAATTTGGAACCAGAACAGAAACACTTCCAAAACCGGAAGATGCTCCTGAAGATTATGTCAATGAAACTGTTGAAATCGACAACATCATCAACAATCCAAATCCGGCATGGACGAAACAAC
It includes:
- a CDS encoding lipocalin family protein; its protein translation is MKKIIFICMMAAMFFACKSASSTTASNGAPTLSTKLDRPTQVAIKGNWVLTNVSYPGSEYIKVNSFDLADSKCFIGSTWNFISNNNKGSMALTAASCTGFNSPIVWSVNNQGMFVLKILDAGIKAKKVRDGYLLKVAGLTDNSFQLIDNINVGGQTKDVVYQFQRAN